Genomic DNA from Fusarium keratoplasticum isolate Fu6.1 chromosome 2, whole genome shotgun sequence:
CCCGAGGGCAAGACTATCAGTGATGGCTTGGAGGTCAAGGTCTGCCTCGGAAAGGTGTGGAAGCAAAGCTTGACCGAGCTGAGTGGTGGCCAAAGGTGAGGATTCTCATGAACCCCTTGTAAACAGGCATTTGCTAACTAACCCACTCTAGGTCTCTCGttgctctctctctcatcatggctctgCTCCAGTTCAAGCCTGCGCCCATGTACAttcttgacgaggttgacgcAGCACTGGATCTCTCACACACGCAGAACATTGGCCGTCTAATCAAGACGCGGTTCAAGGGCTCGCAGTTCATCGTCGTCAGTCTCAAGGACGGCATGTTCCAGAACGCGAACCGCATCTTCCGGACGCGCTTCAGCGAGGGCACCAGTATGGTGCAGGCTCTCACGCCGGCAGATATGAAGTAATGATGCTGACAGACACCTCTCTGGATGCCCTGAAACGAGTGTATGAGAAAGACTAGATGGGAGGTTTCACATGAGGCGTCGGGCTGGCTGGGCGCTGGAGAACAGTCTTGGGTGGTTTAGAGATACCTTGTGTTGTGATACCGCTCTATGTAATGAGGCAGGACCTATGAAATCTATCTTATTGTTTTGCACCCGTTCATTCCATCTATTCTACTGTTACACGGCTTGCCAAAGCCTCTTCCTGGCTTGTAGGAAACTATTGGCAGATGTACACGTGGTGACCACGCTGGACGACGTCGATATCCATGCCCACCTCGATGAATGATTGGAACTGCTCAGGCTGCGCAGCCCCGGGGAACATGGGGCACATTTGCATCCCCATGCATCCCATCTTAGGAGCTCCCTCGTCGACGTCACGAAACTTCCTCAGCGCCCGATCCGGCTCAGCCTTATGCCGGATGCCAGTATCGGGATCGACGTTGGGCAGTTTGCATCTGGATTCTTTGTTAGGCCCGAGTTGTCGAGAGTTGaaaggggggagggggggtgTTGCGCTGACCGGACAGTTCGACAGGCCACGTCAAAGTGGCACTCTTGGCCGGTGGTGGCGTGCTTGAGGTGAATAACCTTCCAGTTGTCTTCGTCATACTCTTCGTTTCCGGCGACTGACACGTGTTAGTGGCCATTTTGCGGGTGTGCGGGTTagtgctgtgctgtgctgtagTGTTGAGACATACTGATAATGTTTGCCCGGAACCGTCGGGCGTCGAGCTGCTTCATGgtctcgtccttgacaaCGTTCTTGTCTAGCGCTTGCATGCTGCTCAGGCTAAGCATGTGGAGGGGGTACTGGACTTGTCAGATCATGAATCCCCCTTGCGCCACAGCCTCAGTCAAAGCAAAGCACTTACAGCATCGTGAAAGTCGACAACGGGTTGGTAGCCCAGGGCTTCCTTAGGCTGGGCACACCGAAACACCTCTCTCTGCTGTGAAGGGTCCATCCTGAAGATGCCTAGTTGGTGCTTTGCTCCCAGGTAGCGAGCCAGCTCGGCAGGAAGCtccttgtccatgttgaGAGCCGTGGTGACCTCGTTCCAGATCTTGACGTCGGCAAAGGAGTAGCCACgggccttgatctcctcgatGTCCGGGAACGAGATGGGTAGCAGGAATTCCTTCTCAGGCACGGCCTGGAACCCGTGACTGATCTTGGCCGAGGCCAGCTGCACCAAGCCGCGCAGCCCTCCGTCCATCCAGGGGAACCTCACCACCAGAAAGGCGCCGTCTACCTTTCCCAGCTGGCGGCTCGCCTTATTCGGGTCGGGAACCCAGAGGTCGACTTTGACGTTGGCGAGCAGGGGCAGCTGCCGAAGAGTCACAAACTCCCAGAAAGGACTGTCCTCCTTGCCAGCCCGGGGAGGCTTGAGGTAAGCAAACGTGTACAGTCTATCATGCTCCAGGCCCGTAGGTAGCACCTTACTCCTCTCAAGCTCAATTCCGCGACACGACTTGACGGGGTAGATGTACAAGCCCTGGACCCGCGGCGGACGCCCCTCACGGGCCCGGTGTTCGTCGGAGAACTGGCGGCGGAGGTTACTGCCATCCGGAACCACGCCGACCCGGGAGTGGGTCTGGTTGAGGACATCGCTGCGGTCCACGGGGACGGGcgggaagaggatgaagatggggatgagGAAGGCGACGAGGGTTACAGCAAGGAGGATGAGTGAGACTGCGTCGACGCTAGACAGCAGCCCCTTTGTCGCCTCCATGCTGGTGCCAAAGCCCGGCAGCGCCGTCGCCATGTCGCTCAGGCGCCGCACGATGGTTGAACTGCCGGCTGCAGCATCCAGAGGGCCCTGTAGGTTGGGGACAAAGGACCCCGAGTCGGCTGCTGCGGACATGGTTCGCTCTCACGATGGCGGGTTCCGTGGTATCTCAGACCTGCATACACGATCCACGATCAAGAAGCGCCCTTGCAGATGGGTGTGTtttgctgccgctgctgccgaTTTTGTTGTCCTGTTCTTGTTGCTTCCGTTGCCGAGGTCTCGAGATGCCGACTTCTCCAGGAATGTCTTGTCTCTTGTTCATCAATATCATGATGGGTCCATGTTGAGTT
This window encodes:
- a CDS encoding MOSC domain-containing protein, translating into MSAAADSGSFVPNLQGPLDAAAGSSTIVRRLSDMATALPGFGTSMEATKGLLSSVDAVSLILLAVTLVAFLIPIFILFPPVPVDRSDVLNQTHSRVGVVPDGSNLRRQFSDEHRAREGRPPRVQGLYIYPVKSCRGIELERSKVLPTGLEHDRLYTFAYLKPPRAGKEDSPFWEFVTLRQLPLLANVKVDLWVPDPNKASRQLGKVDGAFLVVRFPWMDGGLRGLVQLASAKISHGFQAVPEKEFLLPISFPDIEEIKARGYSFADVKIWNEVTTALNMDKELPAELARYLGAKHQLGIFRMDPSQQREVFRCAQPKEALGYQPVVDFHDAYPLHMLSLSSMQALDKNVVKDETMKQLDARRFRANIIIAGNEEYDEDNWKVIHLKHATTGQECHFDVACRTVRCKLPNVDPDTGIRHKAEPDRALRKFRDVDEGAPKMGCMGMQMCPMFPGAAQPEQFQSFIEVGMDIDVVQRGHHVYICQ